In a single window of the Melioribacteraceae bacterium genome:
- a CDS encoding serine/threonine-protein phosphatase: MLDPKTFYRKLDSLLSKIGSEKSGKDFLLKILTELENTFGYDLKIGNGRIYQETDNGFQIISNVDKPDMSLIKFIDGNTKPIKALLKSCTYIFDNPSFSIEENINSSVAEYRIPAAISIKSPNDRWLFIFDLKSGWIREEVEFCLNAVRTAIDHRLFSDSVKSELKQAAHIQQSLLPSSPPQLERYSVAAKSIPAELVGGDLYDYFDFDDEVFGFCVGDASGHGLPAALLVRDVVTGLRMGLEKHLKLVYTFEKLNSVIYRSVFSTSFISIFYGELEKNGNIVYVNAGHPSPIIYDGEKFTELESTGLVFGALPEIEIHRGYAFLPVNAVLVLYSDGIIERKNRIGDMFVTEELKKVIAANYEKDSDELLKIIFDAALEFGFGTEWEDDATVMVIKRIK; the protein is encoded by the coding sequence ATGCTTGATCCAAAAACATTTTACAGAAAACTTGATTCTCTTTTGAGCAAAATTGGTTCGGAGAAGAGCGGCAAAGATTTCCTTCTAAAGATATTGACTGAACTTGAGAATACTTTTGGTTATGATTTAAAAATTGGAAATGGAAGAATTTACCAGGAAACAGATAATGGTTTTCAGATTATTTCGAATGTTGACAAACCCGATATGAGTTTAATAAAGTTTATTGATGGAAACACAAAACCAATTAAAGCATTATTAAAATCTTGTACTTATATTTTTGATAATCCCTCCTTTTCAATTGAAGAGAATATTAATTCTTCAGTTGCGGAATATCGAATTCCTGCAGCCATTTCAATTAAAAGCCCCAATGATAGATGGTTATTTATATTCGACCTAAAAAGCGGTTGGATTAGAGAAGAAGTTGAATTTTGCCTTAATGCTGTACGAACGGCAATCGATCATCGGTTATTTTCTGATTCAGTAAAAAGCGAACTAAAACAAGCGGCGCATATTCAACAAAGCTTATTACCCTCATCGCCACCTCAACTAGAAAGATACTCAGTTGCGGCTAAATCTATTCCTGCTGAATTAGTCGGCGGCGATTTGTATGATTATTTTGATTTTGATGATGAAGTTTTTGGATTTTGCGTTGGAGATGCAAGCGGACATGGATTACCCGCAGCTCTTCTGGTTCGCGATGTTGTTACAGGTTTACGAATGGGGCTTGAAAAACACCTTAAGCTTGTTTACACTTTTGAAAAACTTAATAGCGTTATTTATAGAAGCGTTTTTTCAACAAGTTTTATTTCAATTTTTTATGGTGAGCTTGAGAAGAATGGAAATATAGTTTATGTAAACGCGGGGCACCCTTCGCCTATAATTTATGATGGTGAAAAATTTACCGAGTTGGAATCAACTGGATTGGTGTTCGGAGCACTTCCCGAGATTGAAATTCACCGTGGATATGCATTTCTTCCGGTAAATGCCGTTTTAGTTTTATACAGCGATGGTATTATTGAAAGAAAGAATAGAATTGGCGATATGTTTGTTACCGAAGAGTTAAAAAAGGTAATTGCGGCTAATTATGAAAAAGATTCCGATGAACTGCTTAAAATTATTTTTGATGCCGCACTTGAATTTGGTTTCGGAACAGAATGGGAAGACGACGCTACTGTAATGGTTATTAAACGAATCAAGTGA
- the carA gene encoding glutamine-hydrolyzing carbamoyl-phosphate synthase small subunit has protein sequence MSNKITHKQKAKLTLKDGTTIEGTLFGAHKSVAGEVVFNTGMMGYPETLTDPSYTGQILVLTYPLVGNYGVPSMDKKFDSFTKSDKIIKYFESDKIQITALVVSEESEAFNHWNANESLDSWLKRHNVPGLYGIDTRSLTKILREHGTMLGKIEVGEHKVKYYNPDVDNLISKVTPKQAEFYGSGKKRILLIDCGCKRSILTNLLQRNVSVMRVPYNYEIENEDFDGVLLSNGPGNPEVYTQLVESAKKLIKKQVPTLGICMGHQILALAAGAKTYKLKYGHRSQNQPVKTVDSNRCYVTSQNHSFAVDTKTLPRGWQPWFENLNDYSNEGIRHEKLPFRSVQFHPEAAPGPVDTEFIFDEFLKDVK, from the coding sequence TTGAGCAATAAGATCACTCACAAACAAAAAGCCAAACTAACACTTAAAGATGGCACAACCATTGAAGGAACACTTTTCGGAGCTCATAAATCGGTTGCCGGAGAAGTTGTTTTTAATACTGGAATGATGGGATACCCTGAAACTTTGACTGATCCCTCTTATACAGGGCAAATACTCGTCCTTACGTATCCTCTTGTCGGTAATTACGGTGTACCTTCAATGGATAAAAAATTTGATTCCTTTACTAAATCCGATAAGATTATAAAATATTTTGAATCGGATAAAATTCAAATTACAGCTCTTGTTGTTTCAGAAGAATCAGAGGCATTCAATCATTGGAACGCAAATGAGAGTCTCGATTCCTGGTTAAAAAGGCATAACGTACCTGGTCTTTATGGAATTGATACCCGGTCACTTACTAAAATTTTAAGAGAGCATGGCACAATGCTCGGCAAAATTGAAGTCGGTGAGCATAAAGTAAAATATTATAACCCCGACGTTGATAATCTTATTTCGAAGGTTACACCCAAGCAGGCGGAGTTTTATGGTTCGGGGAAAAAGAGAATTTTATTAATTGATTGCGGATGTAAGAGAAGTATTCTTACAAACCTTCTTCAAAGAAATGTGTCGGTAATGAGAGTTCCATATAATTATGAAATTGAAAATGAAGATTTTGATGGGGTCCTTCTTTCAAATGGTCCCGGCAATCCTGAAGTGTACACACAACTAGTAGAATCAGCTAAAAAATTGATAAAGAAACAAGTACCAACATTGGGCATTTGTATGGGGCATCAAATTTTGGCTCTTGCCGCTGGTGCCAAGACTTATAAACTAAAGTATGGACACAGAAGCCAAAACCAGCCAGTTAAAACCGTCGATTCAAATAGATGTTATGTAACTTCTCAAAATCATAGTTTTGCTGTTGATACAAAAACATTACCTCGCGGATGGCAGCCCTGGTTCGAAAATTTAAATGATTATTCCAATGAGGGAATAAGACATGAAAAATTACCCTTTAGGAGCGTACAGTTTCATCCCGAAGCCGCACCTGGTCCAGTTGATACCGAATTTATATTTGATGAATTTTTAAAAGATGTGAAGTAA
- a CDS encoding DUF937 domain-containing protein — MDIFDSLLNSGGRSEDSSSSFIDAAKIVIGENGNLGDLVSQFTNKGLGDIIQSWVGTGKNAQITSSQLTDVLGSEKIEKIADAIGFPSSTVPSILAGFLPGIIDKLTPEGKLPEGNIFDKGKDLLNLF, encoded by the coding sequence ATGGATATTTTTGATAGTTTATTAAATTCAGGTGGCAGATCAGAGGATTCCAGTTCTAGTTTTATTGATGCAGCAAAAATTGTAATTGGCGAAAATGGAAATCTCGGCGACCTTGTTTCTCAATTCACAAATAAAGGTTTGGGAGATATTATTCAATCATGGGTTGGAACCGGGAAAAACGCACAAATCACCAGTTCCCAGCTAACAGATGTACTGGGTAGCGAAAAGATTGAGAAAATTGCTGATGCAATTGGATTTCCCTCATCAACGGTTCCATCTATTCTTGCTGGCTTTCTTCCCGGAATTATTGATAAGCTAACTCCCGAAGGCAAACTTCCTGAAGGAAATATTTTTGACAAAGGGAAAGATTTATTGAATTTATTCTAA
- the carB gene encoding carbamoyl-phosphate synthase (glutamine-hydrolyzing) large subunit has protein sequence MKLKKVLIIGSSALKIGEAGEFDYSGSQAIKALKEEGIYTVLINPNIATIQTSDYLADKVYLLPINTNYVEKVIAKEKPDGIILGFGGQTALNCGLSLHREGILKKYKLQVLGTQISAIENTEDRQLFCNKLAEIDVKFPQSKAVTTVEGALETAEELGFPVIIRIAYALGGLGSGVCRNKSEVKKLAVKALSYSAQILVEEYLEGWKEIEYEVVRDKYDNCITVCNMENIDPMGIHTGESIVVAPSQTLSNSEYHMLREVAIKTIRHLGIVGECNIQYALDPESQDYRVIEVNARLSRSSALASKATGYPLAFVAAKLALGYGLHELPNSITKTTKAFFEPALDYIVIKVPRWDLKKFRLVKRKLGSSMKSVGEVMAIGRKFEEAIQKAMRMLDIGVEGLTASRRKVEFDELKEALENPTEERMFAVVQALKQGYSVEWVHSLTHINKWFLYKIQNIVEIEKRIEKSSKKLSPQLILEAKQHGFSDRQIANVIGKDAHDVYKIREKNNIHPFIQHIDTLAAEYPAKTNYLYLTYNCTVNDFEFKLKNSVIILGSGPYRIGSSVEFDWCCVNTGKTLRELGCKTVIINCNPETVSTDYDESDALFFEELTTETIWEIYNAIKARGVIVSMGGQTPNNIALKLAKIGIKILGTSPESIDKAENRSKFSAMLDELGIGQPEWSKLSTIQDALKFADKVGYPVLVRPSYVLSGAAMAIATDDAELSKFLQKAVDISQEHPVVISKFLINAKELEFDAVAQNGNIVCSAISEHVENAGVHSGDATLVLPAQRTYLETMRQIKDFSAKIAKSLNINGPFNIQFLAKDNKVKVIECNLRASRSFPFVSKTLKRNFIEIASKVIIGQKVESIPDEIFNYDYVGVKAPEFSFTRLEGADPTTGVEMASTGEVACLGEDFDEAFLKALTSVGFKFPIKSILISSGTIESKTELLQPALDLYKNGVQFYATGGTAKFMREHNIPVEEIEWPLNGKGSTAVDLIKARKVDLVINIPKNFQAEELTNDYIIRRTAVDYKIPLITNRQLAMRLAEAIINKDPLNLEPKSWDEY, from the coding sequence ATGAAGCTAAAAAAAGTATTAATTATTGGAAGCTCCGCGCTAAAAATTGGAGAAGCTGGAGAATTTGATTATTCAGGATCTCAAGCAATTAAAGCTCTAAAAGAGGAAGGAATATATACCGTTCTGATTAACCCGAATATCGCTACAATTCAAACTTCCGATTATTTGGCCGATAAAGTTTATCTTCTGCCAATCAACACAAACTATGTAGAAAAAGTAATTGCGAAAGAAAAACCGGATGGAATAATTCTGGGCTTCGGGGGACAAACGGCATTGAATTGCGGACTTTCGCTTCATCGTGAAGGAATTCTAAAAAAATATAAATTACAGGTACTCGGCACTCAAATATCCGCAATTGAAAATACCGAGGATCGTCAATTATTCTGCAATAAATTAGCAGAGATTGATGTAAAATTTCCTCAAAGTAAAGCCGTTACTACGGTAGAAGGTGCTCTAGAAACTGCGGAGGAACTAGGTTTTCCTGTAATAATTAGAATTGCATATGCGCTCGGAGGTCTTGGATCGGGAGTTTGCAGAAATAAAAGTGAAGTGAAAAAACTTGCTGTTAAAGCATTAAGTTATTCAGCTCAAATTTTGGTTGAAGAATATCTCGAAGGATGGAAAGAAATTGAATATGAAGTAGTCCGCGATAAATATGATAACTGCATTACCGTTTGTAATATGGAAAATATTGATCCAATGGGGATTCATACCGGTGAAAGTATAGTTGTTGCACCCAGTCAAACATTGAGCAATTCAGAATATCATATGCTCAGAGAGGTTGCGATAAAAACTATTCGTCATTTGGGAATTGTAGGTGAGTGCAATATTCAGTATGCGCTTGATCCCGAATCTCAAGATTATCGTGTTATTGAGGTTAATGCACGATTATCGAGAAGTTCAGCACTTGCATCAAAAGCAACAGGTTATCCGCTTGCATTTGTTGCCGCAAAACTTGCGCTTGGCTATGGTCTGCATGAGCTTCCTAACTCAATTACAAAAACCACAAAAGCCTTTTTTGAACCTGCACTTGATTATATAGTAATTAAAGTTCCCCGCTGGGATTTGAAAAAGTTTCGCCTGGTAAAACGAAAGCTTGGTTCATCAATGAAATCTGTTGGTGAAGTAATGGCAATAGGAAGAAAGTTTGAAGAAGCGATTCAAAAGGCGATGCGCATGCTTGATATTGGCGTTGAAGGATTAACTGCAAGCCGTCGTAAAGTTGAGTTTGATGAATTAAAAGAAGCACTCGAAAATCCTACTGAGGAAAGAATGTTTGCTGTCGTTCAGGCATTGAAACAAGGTTACTCGGTTGAGTGGGTGCATTCTTTAACTCATATAAATAAATGGTTTTTATATAAAATTCAGAACATTGTTGAGATTGAAAAGCGAATTGAAAAATCCTCCAAAAAACTTTCCCCCCAATTAATTCTTGAAGCTAAACAGCATGGGTTTAGCGATCGGCAGATAGCAAACGTTATTGGTAAAGATGCTCATGATGTATATAAGATTAGAGAGAAAAACAATATTCATCCCTTTATTCAGCATATAGATACACTTGCGGCGGAATATCCTGCAAAAACTAATTATCTATATCTTACTTATAATTGCACAGTTAATGATTTCGAATTCAAACTAAAAAATTCTGTAATTATTCTTGGTTCAGGACCTTATAGAATTGGAAGCTCCGTTGAATTTGATTGGTGCTGTGTTAACACTGGCAAAACACTCCGCGAATTAGGATGCAAAACAGTTATAATAAACTGCAATCCCGAAACAGTATCAACAGATTACGATGAGAGTGATGCACTCTTTTTTGAAGAATTAACTACAGAAACTATTTGGGAAATTTATAATGCAATAAAGGCCCGCGGTGTTATTGTTAGTATGGGAGGTCAAACCCCGAATAACATTGCATTAAAACTCGCAAAGATTGGCATTAAAATTCTTGGCACTTCTCCCGAATCAATTGATAAAGCTGAAAACAGAAGTAAATTTTCGGCCATGCTCGATGAACTTGGAATTGGTCAGCCGGAATGGAGTAAATTAAGCACCATACAGGATGCATTAAAATTTGCCGATAAGGTTGGTTATCCCGTTCTCGTTCGTCCCTCTTATGTACTGAGCGGTGCCGCAATGGCAATTGCAACTGATGATGCGGAACTCTCAAAATTTTTACAGAAAGCAGTTGATATATCTCAAGAGCATCCAGTAGTAATTTCCAAATTTTTAATTAATGCCAAAGAGCTTGAGTTTGACGCAGTTGCTCAGAACGGAAATATAGTTTGCTCTGCAATTTCTGAGCATGTTGAAAATGCCGGCGTACACAGCGGAGACGCTACCTTAGTACTTCCTGCTCAAAGAACTTACCTTGAAACTATGAGACAGATAAAAGATTTTTCCGCAAAGATTGCGAAATCTCTTAACATTAATGGTCCTTTTAATATTCAGTTTTTAGCGAAGGATAATAAAGTAAAAGTTATTGAGTGTAACCTGCGTGCATCTCGAAGTTTTCCATTTGTATCGAAAACATTAAAAAGGAATTTTATTGAGATTGCATCTAAAGTTATTATCGGTCAGAAAGTTGAGTCGATCCCGGATGAAATTTTTAACTATGATTATGTTGGAGTTAAAGCACCAGAGTTTTCCTTTACACGACTAGAAGGCGCTGATCCAACCACCGGTGTTGAAATGGCTTCAACCGGCGAGGTTGCTTGTTTGGGTGAAGATTTTGACGAAGCTTTTTTAAAGGCCCTGACTTCTGTGGGATTCAAGTTCCCAATTAAATCAATTTTAATTTCATCGGGAACAATTGAATCAAAAACAGAACTGCTGCAACCTGCTTTAGATTTATATAAAAACGGAGTTCAATTTTACGCAACTGGTGGAACAGCAAAATTTATGAGAGAACATAATATTCCAGTGGAAGAAATCGAATGGCCCCTAAATGGCAAAGGATCAACCGCTGTGGATCTAATAAAAGCTCGCAAGGTTGATTTAGTTATAAATATTCCGAAAAATTTCCAAGCAGAAGAGTTAACGAACGACTATATAATTAGAAGAACCGCAGTTGATTATAAAATACCCCTTATTACAAACCGCCAGCTTGCCATGCGCTTAGCTGAAGCTATTATAAATAAAGATCCGTTGAACCTCGAACCTAAAAGTTGGGATGAGTATTAA
- a CDS encoding chloride channel protein, which yields MGEPANKIDIRRSLISRLYIKTYKLFSNINLPDYTLFSIYSVLIGIAVGLSSVLFHHSIEFFNQLFFQQTAEGLFFLGGFAVIALPMLGMLIQSIMIMLSPETSRKRGVAEIIKAVSMRGTKIPFRTTLFHFLAPVISIGSGNTVGPEGPAAQLGGGVANKISQSLNFSDNRTRIFTAAGSGAAIAAIFNTPLGGIFFAIEIVLLNDFKTSVFSALILSSVTASAISRIFLGNSSVFIFSAPDVGQYHHFYIYALLGISAGFLSILFIKYSNFLDDIFHKKILKHLPQWSVMTFIGLIVGVCGYFYEDIFGIGYSGINNVLSIKFNWNVVLILLILKFLLVPLILNSGGFGGVFAPSLFMGACFGFLFAFSLNFFFGLNLDITAFVLVGMGAFLGGINSIPISSILIIFEMTKDYTFILPLMLAIVSSTMVVQISLKKSIHQRHLEKQGYKFNSNSDVSLLRSILVSQIMKRDVVLLPEDTPLPKVLNLLMESNHRTFYTINSSDKLTGTISENDFRYIITEYDSLREVLVARDIASSKVTTVADSDNLDHVMKLFEKTDADEFPVKSSINPDLVIGSIRRKDVIAAYNKESIKGNSAEEFSHELEKISTEKQFKLFDEFLIAERSVPPKFVGKSLSELNLRNVYRVQVLMIREHASPYSEDNVGESLMFPQPDYTLKGDDTLIIFGTEEMVLNTQKWYK from the coding sequence ATGGGTGAGCCGGCAAATAAAATAGATATTCGAAGATCGCTGATATCCAGACTTTATATAAAGACTTATAAATTATTCTCAAATATTAATCTTCCAGATTATACTTTATTCTCGATTTATTCTGTATTAATTGGTATTGCCGTTGGGTTATCATCAGTTTTATTTCATCATTCAATCGAGTTTTTTAATCAACTTTTTTTTCAGCAGACTGCCGAGGGACTATTTTTCTTGGGTGGTTTTGCAGTAATAGCACTTCCTATGCTCGGGATGTTAATTCAAAGTATTATGATCATGCTCTCTCCTGAAACTTCAAGGAAAAGGGGTGTTGCTGAAATTATTAAAGCAGTATCTATGAGGGGCACAAAAATTCCATTCAGAACCACACTATTTCATTTTCTCGCGCCAGTAATTTCAATTGGTTCCGGAAATACGGTTGGTCCCGAAGGTCCTGCTGCTCAGCTTGGTGGAGGTGTTGCAAATAAAATATCTCAATCATTAAATTTTTCCGACAACAGAACAAGAATTTTTACTGCCGCAGGCTCAGGAGCGGCAATTGCCGCAATTTTTAATACTCCTCTCGGAGGTATTTTCTTCGCAATAGAAATTGTTTTGCTAAATGATTTCAAAACATCGGTCTTCTCGGCACTAATTTTATCATCTGTTACAGCAAGCGCAATCTCCCGGATATTTTTAGGAAATTCTTCGGTGTTTATATTTTCTGCCCCGGATGTTGGGCAGTATCATCATTTTTATATCTACGCATTGCTTGGAATCAGTGCAGGCTTTTTGTCTATTCTCTTTATAAAATATTCAAATTTTTTAGATGATATTTTTCACAAGAAAATATTAAAGCATCTACCACAATGGAGCGTGATGACTTTTATTGGATTAATCGTGGGGGTGTGCGGTTATTTTTATGAGGATATTTTTGGAATCGGGTACTCAGGAATAAATAATGTTCTCTCAATAAAATTTAATTGGAATGTTGTTTTGATCCTTCTAATTCTTAAATTTTTATTGGTTCCGTTAATACTTAATTCAGGAGGATTTGGCGGTGTTTTTGCTCCATCTCTTTTTATGGGGGCTTGTTTTGGTTTCTTGTTTGCGTTTTCACTTAACTTCTTTTTCGGGTTGAATCTTGATATAACTGCCTTTGTATTAGTTGGAATGGGAGCGTTTTTAGGAGGAATTAATTCTATTCCTATCTCATCTATTCTTATAATTTTTGAGATGACAAAAGATTATACTTTTATTCTCCCACTAATGCTGGCTATTGTAAGCAGCACAATGGTTGTGCAAATTTCGCTTAAAAAATCAATACATCAGCGGCATTTAGAGAAACAAGGATATAAATTTAATTCCAATAGTGACGTTTCGCTGTTAAGGTCTATCCTGGTTTCTCAGATAATGAAAAGAGATGTGGTGCTTCTCCCCGAAGATACTCCCCTCCCCAAAGTGCTAAACCTACTAATGGAGAGCAATCATCGAACATTCTACACAATTAATAGTTCAGATAAACTAACTGGAACCATTTCGGAAAATGATTTTCGGTACATCATTACAGAATATGATAGTCTGCGCGAAGTATTGGTTGCCCGAGATATAGCTTCGTCAAAAGTAACTACAGTTGCCGATTCGGATAATCTTGATCATGTAATGAAATTATTTGAGAAAACGGATGCAGATGAGTTTCCCGTAAAAAGTTCAATCAATCCCGATTTGGTAATTGGCTCTATAAGACGAAAGGATGTAATTGCCGCTTATAATAAAGAGAGTATAAAGGGAAATAGCGCCGAAGAATTTAGCCATGAGCTTGAAAAAATTAGCACCGAGAAACAGTTTAAATTATTTGATGAATTTCTAATAGCGGAAAGATCAGTCCCTCCTAAATTTGTTGGTAAATCATTAAGCGAACTAAATCTAAGAAATGTTTATCGTGTACAAGTTTTGATGATCAGGGAACACGCATCTCCATATAGTGAAGATAATGTAGGCGAATCATTAATGTTTCCACAGCCCGATTATACTTTGAAGGGTGATGATACGCTAATTATATTTGGAACAGAAGAAATGGTATTAAACACACAAAAGTGGTATAAATAA
- a CDS encoding response regulator: MEKPIVLLVEDDTITQEVIRFFVQDYYDLDVVENGIAALEAVKSKKYFAILMDINLGKGKSGIDVTKEIRLIPECKDIPIIAETAFAMRGDKQEFLAAGCNYYIAKPFTRDEILRVLDKINKDIALNS, encoded by the coding sequence ATGGAAAAGCCAATAGTTTTATTAGTTGAAGATGATACAATTACTCAAGAAGTAATAAGATTTTTTGTACAGGATTATTATGACCTTGATGTAGTAGAAAACGGCATTGCCGCTCTTGAAGCGGTAAAGTCCAAAAAATATTTCGCAATTTTAATGGATATTAATCTTGGCAAGGGTAAAAGTGGAATAGACGTTACAAAGGAAATTCGACTTATACCCGAGTGTAAAGATATTCCCATTATTGCCGAAACAGCATTTGCAATGCGTGGGGATAAGCAAGAATTTTTAGCAGCTGGATGTAACTATTATATTGCCAAGCCATTTACACGGGATGAAATCTTACGTGTACTGGATAAAATTAATAAAGATATTGCCCTAAATTCATAA
- a CDS encoding PAS domain S-box protein, producing the protein MFNTIQRRLTLLITTLLLLIFAVIYFIQRESYKTADYIAKLEGEKLSSLLKGSIDASGKRQFQFNYDYSYWGEMVSFTKTLDPEWAKINLEEPISTYGYTSAYVINVDFKQIYSTTKKNHDELDKFFISPSELKNILKKTWFPHFFYNTNQGITEVFISPIQPSEDVERTSTPQGWLITTRLFDQNYLDEIKNLTYSDSVSVIAELDSLNIITRRATDEKVIWAAYPFLNWNNSQSGYLLVLNNNLALNEYFNSISNYIPTILIVALLILIIISVWIHLNIGKSISLLASALSTGSMVHLGEVMSSRTEFGALAKLIRDYFEQQNKLREEVKVREATERELLKIKSSLEDRVSERTKELIITTSQIEHEKNQTKLYLDNAGAIICLLDHEGEIKLINKKGLEILGYNDDELIGKNWFNILVPPEEKQERFDNHRNSFQKTIINYGIIRSIITKDQKKKILLFTENYSLPLINNELIMLFSATDVTELKNIESDLRNEKIRVEELQKTQQNFFANMSHELRTPLFGILGYSQMLLEKTSDETLLRMGEVINKSGKRLLDTLNKVLNLSKIESKLYIPSASLFDLVELIEETYNLFKPEAEKKNLLLTFNHTFEKWEINSDRTMIRDIFNNLVHNAIKFTDSGSITIEAEFFDNYSNIRVIDTGIGIPEKSQSLIFEQFRQVSEGFGRSFEGTGLGLAITHKYINLLGGKISIISKENEGSTFSVVLPRDL; encoded by the coding sequence ATGTTTAACACTATACAGCGAAGATTAACCCTTTTGATTACTACTTTATTACTATTGATCTTTGCTGTAATATATTTTATTCAAAGAGAATCATATAAAACTGCAGATTACATAGCAAAACTCGAAGGGGAAAAACTTTCTTCTTTATTAAAGGGCTCGATAGATGCTTCTGGGAAAAGGCAATTTCAATTTAATTATGACTATTCTTATTGGGGTGAAATGGTCTCGTTTACTAAGACTCTGGATCCGGAGTGGGCAAAAATCAATCTGGAAGAACCAATTTCTACTTATGGCTACACTTCAGCGTACGTTATAAATGTTGATTTCAAACAAATCTATTCTACTACAAAAAAAAACCATGACGAATTAGACAAATTTTTCATATCACCTTCCGAGCTTAAAAACATATTGAAGAAAACGTGGTTCCCACATTTTTTTTACAATACAAATCAGGGAATAACTGAAGTCTTCATTTCTCCCATTCAGCCATCAGAAGATGTTGAAAGAACGAGCACTCCTCAAGGTTGGTTAATCACAACAAGATTGTTTGATCAGAATTATCTTGATGAAATTAAGAATTTAACCTATAGCGATAGCGTTTCAGTCATTGCAGAATTGGATTCACTAAATATAATCACAAGGCGAGCAACCGATGAAAAGGTAATTTGGGCCGCGTATCCATTTTTGAATTGGAATAATTCACAATCCGGATACCTTTTAGTTTTAAATAATAATTTAGCACTTAACGAATACTTCAATTCTATTTCGAATTACATTCCAACAATCTTAATTGTTGCATTACTTATACTAATTATAATTTCTGTTTGGATTCATTTAAATATAGGCAAATCCATCAGCTTACTCGCTTCAGCGTTAAGCACAGGAAGTATGGTTCATTTGGGTGAAGTTATGTCTTCCAGGACTGAGTTTGGGGCGCTTGCTAAATTGATTAGAGATTATTTTGAGCAACAAAACAAGTTGCGAGAAGAAGTAAAAGTAAGAGAAGCTACCGAAAGAGAGTTGTTAAAAATTAAATCGAGTTTGGAAGATCGAGTTTCAGAGCGAACTAAGGAATTAATAATTACAACATCACAAATTGAGCACGAGAAGAATCAAACCAAACTTTATCTAGATAACGCTGGAGCAATAATCTGCCTTCTTGATCATGAGGGTGAAATTAAGCTCATCAACAAAAAAGGATTAGAAATATTAGGATATAACGATGATGAATTAATTGGGAAAAACTGGTTTAATATTTTAGTCCCTCCTGAAGAAAAGCAGGAAAGATTTGACAACCATAGAAATAGTTTTCAAAAAACGATTATTAACTATGGCATCATACGATCCATTATTACTAAAGATCAAAAAAAGAAAATTTTATTATTTACTGAAAATTATTCTCTGCCATTGATAAATAATGAGCTAATCATGCTCTTTTCTGCGACAGATGTTACCGAATTAAAAAATATTGAATCCGATTTACGGAATGAGAAAATAAGAGTTGAGGAACTGCAGAAGACACAACAAAACTTCTTTGCAAATATGAGTCATGAACTTAGAACTCCTCTTTTTGGAATTTTGGGTTATTCCCAAATGCTATTAGAAAAAACGAGTGATGAAACACTTTTAAGAATGGGAGAAGTAATAAATAAAAGCGGGAAACGACTTCTCGACACTTTAAATAAAGTACTTAATCTTTCGAAAATTGAGTCCAAACTATACATACCTTCTGCTTCTCTATTCGATCTTGTAGAACTAATTGAAGAAACGTATAATCTTTTTAAACCGGAGGCGGAAAAAAAGAACTTATTGCTTACATTTAATCATACTTTTGAAAAATGGGAAATTAATTCTGATAGAACAATGATTAGGGATATCTTCAACAACCTAGTACATAATGCCATAAAATTTACAGATTCGGGATCGATTACTATTGAAGCAGAATTTTTCGATAATTATTCAAACATCAGAGTAATTGATACCGGGATTGGAATTCCAGAGAAAAGCCAATCCTTAATTTTTGAGCAATTCCGCCAAGTTAGCGAAGGATTTGGAAGAAGTTTTGAAGGTACGGGACTCGGACTTGCAATAACACATAAGTATATCAATCTCTTAGGTGGAAAGATTTCTATTATCAGCAAAGAGAACGAGGGCTCAACCTTTAGTGTTGTTCTCCCAAGAGATTTATAA